From Acidianus brierleyi:
ATGGGGAAAATCCACTTATATTTAATCCTGTTACTGGTCCTTACGATTTAAATGCTATATATAGCGCTATTTCACAATATGAAGGCTCATGGTTAATAACTCAAACAGCATCTCAAGCTATATCATCACATAATTACTCTATAATAACTAATTTACCTGAAAATTCGTGGGATCTTAATTTAGACTATTGGAACAATGGGTATTATGGAAAACAATTAATCTGGAAAAATGTTTCAGAAGCTAGGGAATATTTAGTTAGTTTAACAATTGCATTAGGAGATCAAATATCTCCTATTGTATGGACATCTCCACGTACTACACCTAACTCAACTAATTTGGTTGACAGTCTATGGAATTATCTTTATGTTGCAGAAGGGAGCGACTGGACATGGCAAACTGGGCCGCCGGCAAACGGTCCTTCATGGTTTAAAGCTCAGGCCATTGTATATAGTAATACAATTATAAATACTATAAAAAGTTTAATGAACAATATTACTTTAGTTTCAATACAATCATCACATAAATATACTAAACTAAAGATAGAAAATAAATTACCGTACGATCTTAATTTAATTGTAGTAGTTAATAATGGGACATTTAATGCAAGCGATAAAATAATACTCCATCATGGAATTAACATAATTAAAATAGCCATAGATGATAATGGTAATAACGAATTTTTAGTGTACTTATTTGCACCGGTTAATTATAACGAAATAGGTGCTGGCGTTATTCATCTAACTCAATATGGCTTTATGCTTAAGGAATTTAATTACAGTGAGCAATCTTCTCAAAATATAGATTCGACAATATATATCGGGACTATATTAGGAATAATTGTACTATCAATCATTATATTCTTTATATATAGAAAGTTAAGATAATTTTTTTTTAGTTCTATTTTATATTCATATAAACTATTTATGCGTATTTACGTAATATGTAGTTCTGTTTAAATTGTCAAAATCTTTATTTGTCACTATTCTAAGTATGTCTAAGTACTATAATAAAACTCTTTATTTTTATGAAATAGCGGTATTTAAAGAAGTTTATAGTACTATACTTGGACATTATTAATACCGTACTATTAGTTTTTAAGAAATCAGTCAGTATAAGAGTTATTTGTTTTAAAATAATTTTTAATAAGATATTTTATATTATATTTTAAGTGTATATATTAACTATATTGAAAAATACTATATATACTCTATTTTTAGATTATAATAATGATTTAATATCAAAAATTTAACACTATGATTTATAGAAAGTAATGATGATATTATAAATATAATAAAGATTAAATTTAATTAAACATGTATAAAACTGATAATACAGGAATTAATTTTTTATACAATTTAAGCGTATAGTAATACGGGTTTTTAAAATGAGTAAGAAATTAAGAAAAGCCTTAGGTAAGACTGCTTTGATAGCGATAGTAGTTATCTTAGTAATAGCAGTAGCAGGCGGGATAGGATATTATATGACAACACCTCATCACCCAACAGTTACTAAAGTAACGATAAATTATTACGATGATCTTGCTCCTTCAGAAGCTAAAGTATTTGATGATTATATAATTCCAAAATTCGAAGCGCTCTATCCTAATATTACTGTTCATTTAACTGTAGAGAGCGCTCCTAGTATGGTGGATACAATAGAATCGTTAGAAAAAGGAAATGACGTTGGACCTACAGTAATAGCTGAAGATAACATGATTATAGGTGAGCTGTTATATGCTGGAGACCTCATGAATTTAACTCCTTATGAATCTACTATAGCTCCTTCCAGCATGATTCCTTCAATGGTTAATTTAATGCATTATGAACAATCAGTATATCATGGCATATATTTTATTCCATTTAGAGGAAATATTCCATTAGTATGGTATAATAAAACAGTATTTAGTGAGCTTCATTTACCTTTGCCACAAAATTGGACTCAACTAATGCAGGATGCTAAAATAATATACCAGAAAACTGGAGTTAAACCAGTTATGTTCCAAGGACATGGTGGTGCTAGTACTTCAACTGAATTATACCAGTGGATGGTACAAGCAGGAGGAAATCCATTCGTTTTCAATGATTCTGGAGATATAAGGGCATTTACATACCTAGATGAGCTTTCAGCTTATATGAATCCGCAATATGTTCACGGATATTGGGGTAGCTATAAGGGTTTGGCAGATGGTGAATATTATATTCTAGATTATCAATGGCCATACATATACACTACAATGCAATCTGAGGGAATAAACGTAACAAATATAGGATTCTATCCTGGTCCTGCAGGTCCAGTAAATAGTGATCATTTAGTTGGTGGTGACGTGTTAGCTATACCAAAGGGTGCTACTCATTTACATGACTTATTACTGTTTGTAAGGTTCCTATTATCAACTCAAGTCCAGAGGGATATAATAACAATATTAGGAGAACCTGCAGTTAACGCCAAAGCTTATCAGAATTTACCATCTAACATTTCAGCATTGTTTAAAGCTGAAGAAGAAGCGTTCCAGAACGCGTTCTTTAGAGAACCTGTACCGTGGATTAGCTATTGGAATACTATAGCTGATAAAGTATTTGATCAAATAGTAGTAAATCATGCTCCAGTTTCCGAAATTCCATCAATATTAAGCGGTGCTAATGCGGAGATGTATACGTACTTAAAGACAACGTACAACTCTACGGTGGCTAACGAATACGAAGAAGGAATGTTCCAGCCACTCTATGGGTGAATAATTTGAATCAAAATCTAAGATATCTATTTTTTACCCTTCCAGCTATTATTTATGTTGGAGTTTTCGCTTTTTACCCTTCATTTGATGCTATTTATTTAAGTTTCTTAAATAATGCAGGTCAATTTACACTTAATAATTATAAAGAATTATTTTATTTTAACATTTATGGAACTATTTTAAATACAATAATAGTTACCGTAGGTGCTTTATTGATACAACTATTTTTAGGTTTAGGTATAGCCTCTCTTCTAACTAGGGAGTTTAAGGGTAAGAAGGCATTTTCTACTTTGACTATAATACCAATGGGAGTTGCTACCATTGTCGCCGCAATTACTTTCTCTTTTATCTTTCAAACTACGGGAGGCTATGCTAATTCCTTCTTACATTTATTACATTTACCAACTATTAATTGGTATTCTAATACTTACATTTCTCTTTTAGTAGTAATGATATCAGATAGTTGGAAAAATACTCCTATAGTTACACTAATATTATTGTCTGGAATGATGTCAATACCAAAAGATCTTTATTACGCTGCATCGCTAGACGGTGCAGGGCCTATAAGAAGATTTGTTCATGTTACTTTGCCTAACTTAAAGAAATTTATAGCTATAGCCTTAATAATAAGGGGGGTTAGCGAATTTAACATATTTGCACTGCCCTTAGTCTTAATAGGATATCACCCTGCACTTCTCACCACATTAGCTTATGATTTATATTCAACTACAACAATTTACTTATCTTCAGCAGCTGCAGTAATTCTCTTAGCCTTTATTTCAGTTTTGATAATATTAAATATAAAACTAGGTGGTAAGAGATGAAACTTTCATATATTGCAGTAATTATATTTTCAATTTATTTCCTTTTACCACTTTATATTCTAGTAATGATAGCCTTTAGTCCTGCAAAATATACTATAGAATCTCTTTATCCACCACTTACCTTTAAGTCGTTTACGCTGAATAATTTGGTATATGCATTTACTCAATATGATTTTATACATCCCTTTATCAAGAGTCTTTCAGTAGCTACTTTAGTAGGAATATTAGGATTAGTAATAGGTATTCCAGCGGGATATGGATTAAGTAGATTACCAGGGAAGATAGCTTATCCATTATTGGTTTTACTTCTAGTAACCAATATGGTTCCTGGAATAGTAGTTGCTATACCTATTAGTGCGGAATTCATAAGACTCCATCTATTTGATTCGATTCCTGGATTAGCTTTAGTTCAAGAGCTAATAACATTACCCTTAGCTACATTTATAATGCAAGGTACTTTTTCTGCTGTTCCAAGAGAGATTGAATATCAAGCTAGAATAGATGGAGCTTCTACTTTATCCTATTTTAAGAACGTATTAATACCTACTGCATTACCTGGAATAATAGCCGCATTCCTTATTTCATGGATGTTTTCTTGGGATGAATTTACGTACGCAATAATAATTTCTCCAATACACCCTACTTTACCAGTAGAAATTTACGTAAATATAACAAGAGGAAACGAATTGGCAGCAGTAGCGTTTTCTCTTGTATTCACAATTCCTGTAATTATTCTCACACTTTTCTTACAAAAATATCTAAAAGGTGAATATTTAGCAGGAGGTGTAAAAGCATGATTCAATTTCAAGACTTAACAAAAAGATATGGAAATAAGGTAATATTAGACGGGGTAACAGAAACTATAGAAACTGGAGAATTTTTTGTAATCTTAGGACCTAGCGGTGCTGGTAAAAGTACGTTACTTAAAGTTATTGCAGGAATAGAAAAATTAGATAAAGGTAAAATAATAGTTGATGGAAAGGATATTACTAATTTACCGCCCGAAAAAAGAAACGTTGCCATGGTATTTCAAAATTATGCTTTGTACCCAAACATGACTGTTTATGATAATATAGCGTTTCCATTAAAAATGAAGAGAATGAAAAGAGAAGAAATAGAGAAGAAAGTAGAAAGAGTAGCTAAGCTATTGGGAATTTCAGATATATTGAAAATGAACGTTACTAAGATAAGCGGAGGTCAACAACAAAGAGTAGCAATTGCCAGAGCAATAATTAGAGAACCTTCTTTTTATCTTCTTGACGAACCCTTATCAAATTTAGATGCTAGAGTTAGGTTTGTAGCTAGAGGAGAATTAAAAAGAATTCAGAAGGAACTTAACGGAACATTCATTTACGTTACTCATGATCAAAAGGAAGCCATGAGCTTAGCAGATAGAGTAGCAGTTCTTCATAATGGAAAATTCGAACAAGTAGGTGTGCCAATGGAACTTTACGAATATCCTAGGACAAAATGGGTTGGAGAGTTTATAGGAGATTTTCCGATGAATTTTCTACCAGGAAAAGTAGTTGGTATAGAAGGTATAGAAATAGGATTTAGGCCAGGTTGGACAAAACTAGGTGGTGAACTAAAGGGTATAGTAGAATCTGTGGAAGTCTTAGGAGAAATGATTTACCTCTTCTGTAAGGTAGACGATAATAAGGTAATTATAGAATCAAAGGAAATGTATGACGTTGGAGACGAGGTTACGTTTAGTGTGATAAAATTCAGAAGATTTAAGGATGGTTTTCTCATTGACAAGGAATAAAGTTTTTTATTATATGTCGGAAAGAAAATTATGATTTATAATTTCAACTTTACACTGAGAGTTAAAAATGAAGTTATAATACAGCCTTTCAGTTCTAAAATTTCAAGAATTGCGATATCTAACGTTTCGCAATATTATGTAAAGAACACTGACTCACCTGGGATAAAACCCTTTAGAGTTACTGCTATAAAAGATTCCAAACCTCTATTCTCTACTGGTAAAAAATTTCTTAAGCTAATTCCAGATAAAAATTATTCATTTACTTTAACTTCTGTTTCTGAAGAATTATTTAATGAAGTAGTCAATACCCCTTCTTTAAGATTTAAAACTTACTCTACAGAAGCAGAGATTGAACTTAAGAACGTTGAAATTATAAATCAACAAGATATTATTTTAGAGGACTCAGATTCTTATTATATACAGTTTTTAACGCCAACGTTGTTACAGCCTCCAAGGCCTTCATTTAAAAGGAAGAGGAATCGTTATGTTCTTTTTCCTTACTCACCTTTTATTCTTTCCTCTTTAGCTACTCATTGGAATAATTTCTCTAATATCAAGATTTCAGGTATTAGTGGGTTAAAATCCCTTTATTATTTTAGGGAAGTATCCTATAATTTAATGCCTATTACTGTTCCATACGATAAAGGCAAAGTAAGAGGATTCACAGGCTGGGTTAAATTCGCTTTAGATGCTAGAAGAAATTCTAAACTTAGAGAAAATATAAGGAGGCTCCTAGCCTATGGTAATTATTTTGGTGTAGGGAAATCTAGGGCAATAGGTTTTGGAGAAATAAGAGCATTCCCTAAGAATCAAAATTAAGCTTATAGAAGAAAGCAAAACGTAATTACATAACCAAACAATAGCTAGTATACAAAGAATTAGGAAACACTTAATTTATTTCTAAAATATCATCAATAAAATTAATTATATATTTAATAAAAGTAAATAACTTAGTTTTTTATTATTATGTATAAATATTAATAAAAATTATATAAAGACGAATTGTTAGTCTGAATTAAATTAATAATTTTAAACATTGTTTTCTAAATTTACTATAAATAATATTCAAGTAAGATTATGAAAGATCTCTATTCTTTATTAATAATGAATTCATTATTGTCTAATTCTCTCCAACACGGATAAGCGTTTAAAGTAGATTATTTTTCATAATATACTTTTCTTATTTTGTCAAAGAAGATATTTTGTAATACGTTTCATCTAAGTCATGATATACATATTTAAGGTTGTATACAGAAAATATTTTATATAGGTTCCTTATATCTAACTTAGAACAAAAATGATACCTATAGAAACATTCTCTATATCTGCGGCATTAACTAACTTAGAAAACGAATTTATAAATGCTATACCATCTATAATACTATTTGTAATAACAGTTTTAATTGGATATGTGGTAGCGATAATAGTTTCTGACATAATAAGTAGAGTACTTAATAACTTATCAGCGTCTTACCCTGGACTAAAAATAAGTACGGGCTTAATATCTGGTACAGTAAAGATACTTATAATACTAATAGCATTAGCTATAGCCTTCTCTCTACTTAATCTGGGAACAGCTAATATTTATATTAGCTATATAGTTAGATATTTACCTGATCTAGCAGGTGCCATATTACTACTAACATTAGGTGTATCGTTAGTAAATATCTTTCTAGATTTTGTAGGTAGACAAATGGGTCAGCAAGATTCTTTCGTAAATACTATCCTAATGGTACTGAGGTTTGGTTTGTATGCAGTTATAATAACAATAGCTGCTAATTTAGCAATATTTTATTGGATACCCACTGTTAGTTCTTATCTATTCTATGATATTATTATAGGTTCAATAATTCTGCTTTTTAGTTTTACAATAACAGGAAAAGCTATAGATGACATTTCAAAATCTCATCCAGAAACTTCTAGTGTACTAGGATATGCTAGATTAATTCTCTATGCAGTGTTTATCTTAATAGCAGTAGGAGTAATCATTCAGCCATTTGGTAATGTTACAGCTATAATTCAGACGTTCGCATGGGGACTAGCAATAGCCTTTGCAATAATAGTAATTCCATTAGTATATGCCCTAGCAAAGAAAATAGTTCAATAAATTTAGTTTAAGTTATTTTTTAATTAATTTTAATTATGAAGAGATATTTTGTATATGTTATTAGATTTATTTCGTCCCTTCTTTTATAAAGTTTTTATCAGATTCAGGTGTTCAAAGGGGACGGAAGACTCCATCCGTGGAGATGGATAGGCTCCATATGCTTTGCCTCTAACATGGCTAGGCGATGGCTTGAAGAGCCGAAGGAACTACTTGATTGGGGTCAACTTGAGGGCCTTCACCACCTCCTCCCCTATACCTAGTCTTCTTAGTCTCACCCTTGTAAAGCTTGTCTTCTTGTTTAGGAGTGTTGTTCGTGAAAATCGCCGTAGGAGTAGTTCACTATATTGTATAGTCAGAGATGGAAAACTAGCAGATCTAATATCTTAAAAAGAGGGAATTATATACAAATGAAAACTTAGCTAAAGATGACTGCTATAAGGCAATAATAAATACCTCCTATTGTCATAGTTGGTATCTTGAGATAACTCTAGTAGGTTTAGATTATGAACAATTTTAATAATATAACAATGTAAAGAAACTATTTTTAAAGTGAGTAGATATATTATTTTTATTTAATTCTTAATAATATAATAGGATGGACATTCATTAAATAAGTTAAAAATTCAAAAAGATTTACGTTCTTATCACATTAACTAAATCTTTAACTCTTTCATAGTCCTTATCGTTACTTACAATTGTCATTCCGCTTCTTTTAGCAATAGTCACGTTTATTGCATCGCCTACACTAAGTTCTCTTTCAAAAATAATGTTGATAGAATTTAATATATCAAATTCAGTAATTCCTATAACAGAATTTTTAATATCGTTTAGTATTATATTTAAAAATCTCAAATATCCTTCTGCCCTATTTTTATACCCCCTTTTCAGCATATCTAAATATCTACTTCTGACTATAGTAATAAGTTCGTATAATGTAATAATAGTAATGATTCCCTTTCCTCTAAATTTTACGTATTTTTTGGAAAATAGAATATCAGTATCAATTAAGTATTTTTCTTCACTCAATTTTATGTACCTTTTTTGTTATTTCCTTTTCAAGAATATCATTAATATCATTTTCTGAAATTCCAATTTCTTCTACTAATCTTAAAAATTCATTACTAAAAACATTAGCCGAATTTTCTGAAACTTTTTCTGCAATATCCTTTTTATCAGTTATAAAGTAACCAGAACCCAGATCAACTATGTAAACGTCTTTTCTTTTGTATTCTGTCATTATCACTCTGCCTTTCTCATCTGCTTTTCGTACGAAAATTTTTCCTATCATATACAAAATGTTATGCAATAATTTAATAAGATTTTCCCACGTTTAGTTACCACTCAATTTTTAGCTTCGTTCCTAAAGGCAAGATAACTATGACCTTAGATATAAATTTAAATTTTTACAAGAAGTTGAATGAAGTCATTAGTGTTTTAAATAAGTTTTTAGTCTAATACAGTAACTTTCAAAACCTGGCTCAGTTAGCAATTCTTCATTAATATGACCATTATAAACTCAGATGTATGTTTGAAAAGATGTATAACTTTTTTGAAACTAAATTATATTTTAAATATGGAATCTAATTAAAGTCAAATTTTTTCTCAACTATTTTTAACTTTATGCGAATTATTTATAAAATTTACACATTATATCTTAGTATAGAATATCTTACTTGATGATAATAAATAAAGAAATATTGACACAGGCAATATAGCCTTTTCTCCATTAATTCCTATATCGTCTAAGGTAAGTATATATCCCTTATCTATTTTTAAATCTCTAAAATCGCCTCTTCCCCATTTTACTTCTACTCCTAAATTTTCTACAATAAAATCTATTTCTTTTCCTCCTTTAAAAAACGTATAGCCAACTCTTTCATACTCTCTGGCTAAATGCTCTCCTACTATACCTTCTATAATGTGAGGGATTTCTTTCTCTTCTAAAGTACCTAGACCTTTTGTATATCTCTTCATAACTCTATAAATAAATGGATCTATGAAATATATCTTCTTAAATGATTTATTGTTTATCTTATTTCCTTCCATTTTTCTAAAAATTCTTAAGATAAAAAGATTTTCAGCTAAATCAAGATATGTAGACACAGTATTATGAGAACCTATTGATGTTTCTTTAGCTATAGTATTTTCCGATATTCTAGAACCATAAGAATCGATTATTTTTTCAATTATTTCCCTAAATATTCTTTCTTCCTTTCTAAGTTTTGCTAGATCGCTTAGTATTGCATCCTTATAGGTTTCATAAAACGAAGCCAAAGGATCTCCTTTAATGTAGTTTGTTGCAAAAAATCCTCCTCTCTTTAGATATTCTAATAACGCTCTATTTAGTTCTGCAAGATATGGAACCAACTTTATTGCGTCATTATAAAATTTTTTTACATCCAGGATAGATGAAGTATTCACATTAAGTTTTTTGAAATATATATCGAAAAACATTCTGAAATTTAATGGATATAATATAACTTTATTTAACGGTCTTCCAGGTAATGTCTCTTTCTTCAAAGAAACCGAAGTGGATCCGCTCACGTAAACCATGGAATTTTTAAAATATCCACCATTAAATAAGTGGAGTAGCCCAATATTCCAATCTTTTACAAAAGTTATTTCGTCTAGAAAAACGAAACCGTTATCTGGATTAATTAAAGATCTGTATTGAGAAAGTAATGATATTAAATCATCTTTATCTTTTAAAGAATCACATGAAAAAAAGAGTATTTTAGTAGGTTCAGTATTTTTCTCTATAATATTCATTATTGTAGTCTTTATGAATGTAGTTTTCCCAACTTGTCTAGGTCCTATTATAAGTAAATTGTCATTTAAAGGAGATATTATGAATCTTGGATTTAGGGATAAAACTTTCTTTATTTGTTCATCATCATAAATTCTATTTTTATCTATCCACCAAGGATTCTGAAAATTCATTTGAGCAATAAGTGACATCTTGCTAATATACTGACAAGTTTTATTTAAGATTTGCTAATATACTGACAAGTTTGACATTAATCTTGTCAATTATATAACAAGATTACCGCCTTTTTAATGGTTTAACATAAAGTTTGACTAAGAAAAACCAATTAAACTAAACAATTACTTTTTACCTAAAAAAATCCTTGAAATCTCTTCTCCTGGCTTCTTGCTCCTTTTTGCATTATTTATTATATTTGTCTGAATTGAAATAATTTTATAAAGTCTGCTTGAAGTTATTTTGCGATGTTTACCTATAAGTCTAGCATGAATTATAGACGCTCTAATTCCTTCTCCAGTTATAGGAAAAACCGCTCCCGCAGATTCTCCAACCCTTCTTGTATAAGGTTTTAATCCTGAGATTGAAATTCTTGCTACTCCATAATTTAATTTTTTACCTTTTAAAAGATAATTAAGTCTATCAAGGAGTACATTGAAACTTGTATCTCCTCCTATCCCTATTTTTGCGCCATATTTTCCAGGAAATATCCATCCGTATCCTACAAAATCTGAAAAGAAATATGAATTTAGTGTATCTTCTTCTGTTTTAAAATCGGTATCGTACTGTATTGCAGGAACTGTAAAGGAAGGAGGTAAAGCTTGATATCCTCTAGCGTCTATTATTCTATCATATGTAATTTCCTTTCCATTAACAATTATCTTATTTTTATGAATAATAGCATATGAATTAAACATGACATTAACTCCGTCAGACAACCTTTCTAAGAACTTCTTCTTATCTATAATATAAGCAAAAGGTTCATTAGAATTAACTTCATGGATTAATTTGTAATCAAGATATATCCTATATTTCCTTATCTTAAAAAGAATTTCATCTCTTCTTAATTTTATTTCGTCCGTGGAAAGTACAACCCAACTGCATGGTTTTACTGCTAGTTCTTTTTCTCTCTCATAGACGTCTGCGTCTAAATATTTAGCTAGAGTAAGTCCTGCAGGCCCCGCGCCTACAATTCCAATTTTCATTAGACTAAAAAATGATTAGAATAATATTTTTACTTAACTATGAAGGATTATCATTAGAAATTCTGCTAACTTCTTCAGATGCTAATCTATCGAGTAATTTTCTCATATAGGTCTTTACAAAATATATAGTTTTATATTTCCTAAATTCTTCTTCGTTATTTACTGCTATATCTATATATTTCTCAGGCTCATAATGTCTTATACTATATTGTTTTCCGTCAATTTCTATTTCGTCTGGGCATTGCCCTCTCTTGACTATTAAGAGCTCTTTATCTTTTATCCCTGCAATCATTACATCCCATTTCCCTATCATTTCTACTGCTCTCAGTACAATCTCCTTATCTTGCAACTTTTTCGGCCTCAGCCTTAAATTTATCAATAACTTCGTCTAATGTCTTTAGATTTTCAGTGAATTTTTCAACTTTTATTTTTACTATCCATGCTTCATAAGGTTTTTCATTAATAAGACCAGGATTATCTATGACTTCCTTATTTATTCCAACTATTTTTCCTTTTATAGGTAATCTGAATTTTCCTATCCATTTTGCGCTTTCTACAGAAAATATATTACTCCTAGGAGTTACATCTTCTCCCTCTTCTTTAGTAGATACTTGAAATATTTTGCCGGCCATATACTGACCAAGAGACGTTATTCCTACCTTTATTTCTTCTCCCTCCTTCTTTACCCATACGTGTTTTTCATCGTCATATAACAAATCTTCGGGAAATTCGAAACCAGATATATTCATAAAATAAAAGATAATCTTAAAACTTAAAAATCTTAATTTTGAAAATTAAGCCATGAAATACGCTGTATGGCTAGACGGTGTTATTTTAGACATAAATATTACAGATAGGCTTTACGAATTGTATAAAGGAAAGCCAATAGAAATTCCTTACACTATGAAAATTAACTATGATTGGAACGAATTTTACAATAAGCTTAAGGGGAAAATAATCATTTTATCACCGTATAATGAGACTTTAACAAAAGAAATTCTAAACATAGCTAATATAACAGAACCTTTTATCTACAATAAAGGGAAAACAAAACCAGATAAGGATCCAATGGTACAGTTATTTTCTTCATTTACGTTAAATCCTTTAGACGTTGTTGTTATAGGTTCTTCACCTCTAGATTTACTTTCAGCTAGATTTTATGACTCTAGAGTAAAGGTACTCTGTGTAAATAGACAGATTGATTGCTCAAAATACTCTCCTTACCTAATGAATAGAAACCTTGAAGAGCTTTATCTATCCATGAGAAGACTAAAATTAGTTTAATTTCATTTTTTAATAACATTAGTCCTTTTTTATAAGGTTATTAATAATCAAGTTATTATATCTTAAAATTTTTCACTTAATTCCTTTTTCTTAGTATAATAATGCATAGAAATTTTTATATACTTTATTAACTTCATTTTCTTTTAATGCAAAGTTTTAGATTTATGATAGAAAGGGGACCTCAAGCTAGATTGTTAGCAGGTGAGGAGGCTCTACTAGATTCCGTATTCTCTGGAGAATCTCCAGTTCTTAGATTCGTTATATTTGATCCTACAGCAGTTCTCGTAGGATATCATCAATCCGTTGAACAGGAAGTCAATTTAGACGAGGTTAAAAGGAAGGGTTGGGAAATAGGTAGAAGACCTACTGGAGGAGGCACAATAATTATGGGTCCCAATCAATTAGGCTGGGAAATTTACGCAAATTCTTCCCTCTTAGGGAGTGTGGAAGAATCAATAAAGATTGGAGCACGTGGAGTTATTTCAACTCTAAAAAAACTTGGTATTAATGCCAATTATAGGCCTAAGAACGATGTGGAAGTAAATGGAAGAAAAATCTCTGGAATGGGAGCATTTTCTATAGGAAATTACATTTGTGCTACTGGAACTATACTCCTAGATTTCAACGTTGATGATATGGTCTCAACTCTAAAACTCAGTTCAGAAAAAATGAGAGATAAAATAATTAAAGACTATAGAGATAGAGTAACGTGGATTAATAGGGAATCAAATCCAATAGATATGTCTCAATTAATTAATATTTCAAGAGAATCTTTTGAAAAAGAATTAAATGTAAAACTTGTAGACGGTAATTACACTCAAAAGGAAGTAGAGGAAATAGAATCTCTATATCTTAAATACTCTTCTCCTGAATGGATTTATAATACTAGACCTTCATTAACTGGAGATATAAAATACGCAGAAGCTAAGTTTCCTGGAGGTCTAATAAAAGTTCAGATTAAGCTAAGAGGTAAAATTATAGAGTCTGTTCTAATAACTGGAGATTTCTTTGTAGAACCTAGGAGAGCTATCTATGATCTTGAAGCCAGATTAAAATGGTCTAAGGTAGAAGATATTGAAAAAGAAATTAAT
This genomic window contains:
- a CDS encoding ABC transporter substrate-binding protein, with translation MSKKLRKALGKTALIAIVVILVIAVAGGIGYYMTTPHHPTVTKVTINYYDDLAPSEAKVFDDYIIPKFEALYPNITVHLTVESAPSMVDTIESLEKGNDVGPTVIAEDNMIIGELLYAGDLMNLTPYESTIAPSSMIPSMVNLMHYEQSVYHGIYFIPFRGNIPLVWYNKTVFSELHLPLPQNWTQLMQDAKIIYQKTGVKPVMFQGHGGASTSTELYQWMVQAGGNPFVFNDSGDIRAFTYLDELSAYMNPQYVHGYWGSYKGLADGEYYILDYQWPYIYTTMQSEGINVTNIGFYPGPAGPVNSDHLVGGDVLAIPKGATHLHDLLLFVRFLLSTQVQRDIITILGEPAVNAKAYQNLPSNISALFKAEEEAFQNAFFREPVPWISYWNTIADKVFDQIVVNHAPVSEIPSILSGANAEMYTYLKTTYNSTVANEYEEGMFQPLYG
- a CDS encoding carbohydrate ABC transporter permease, which gives rise to MNQNLRYLFFTLPAIIYVGVFAFYPSFDAIYLSFLNNAGQFTLNNYKELFYFNIYGTILNTIIVTVGALLIQLFLGLGIASLLTREFKGKKAFSTLTIIPMGVATIVAAITFSFIFQTTGGYANSFLHLLHLPTINWYSNTYISLLVVMISDSWKNTPIVTLILLSGMMSIPKDLYYAASLDGAGPIRRFVHVTLPNLKKFIAIALIIRGVSEFNIFALPLVLIGYHPALLTTLAYDLYSTTTIYLSSAAAVILLAFISVLIILNIKLGGKR
- a CDS encoding carbohydrate ABC transporter permease; its protein translation is MKLSYIAVIIFSIYFLLPLYILVMIAFSPAKYTIESLYPPLTFKSFTLNNLVYAFTQYDFIHPFIKSLSVATLVGILGLVIGIPAGYGLSRLPGKIAYPLLVLLLVTNMVPGIVVAIPISAEFIRLHLFDSIPGLALVQELITLPLATFIMQGTFSAVPREIEYQARIDGASTLSYFKNVLIPTALPGIIAAFLISWMFSWDEFTYAIIISPIHPTLPVEIYVNITRGNELAAVAFSLVFTIPVIILTLFLQKYLKGEYLAGGVKA
- a CDS encoding ABC transporter ATP-binding protein translates to MIQFQDLTKRYGNKVILDGVTETIETGEFFVILGPSGAGKSTLLKVIAGIEKLDKGKIIVDGKDITNLPPEKRNVAMVFQNYALYPNMTVYDNIAFPLKMKRMKREEIEKKVERVAKLLGISDILKMNVTKISGGQQQRVAIARAIIREPSFYLLDEPLSNLDARVRFVARGELKRIQKELNGTFIYVTHDQKEAMSLADRVAVLHNGKFEQVGVPMELYEYPRTKWVGEFIGDFPMNFLPGKVVGIEGIEIGFRPGWTKLGGELKGIVESVEVLGEMIYLFCKVDDNKVIIESKEMYDVGDEVTFSVIKFRRFKDGFLIDKE
- the cas6 gene encoding CRISPR-associated endoribonuclease Cas6, giving the protein MIYNFNFTLRVKNEVIIQPFSSKISRIAISNVSQYYVKNTDSPGIKPFRVTAIKDSKPLFSTGKKFLKLIPDKNYSFTLTSVSEELFNEVVNTPSLRFKTYSTEAEIELKNVEIINQQDIILEDSDSYYIQFLTPTLLQPPRPSFKRKRNRYVLFPYSPFILSSLATHWNNFSNIKISGISGLKSLYYFREVSYNLMPITVPYDKGKVRGFTGWVKFALDARRNSKLRENIRRLLAYGNYFGVGKSRAIGFGEIRAFPKNQN
- a CDS encoding mechanosensitive ion channel family protein, which gives rise to MIPIETFSISAALTNLENEFINAIPSIILFVITVLIGYVVAIIVSDIISRVLNNLSASYPGLKISTGLISGTVKILIILIALAIAFSLLNLGTANIYISYIVRYLPDLAGAILLLTLGVSLVNIFLDFVGRQMGQQDSFVNTILMVLRFGLYAVIITIAANLAIFYWIPTVSSYLFYDIIIGSIILLFSFTITGKAIDDISKSHPETSSVLGYARLILYAVFILIAVGVIIQPFGNVTAIIQTFAWGLAIAFAIIVIPLVYALAKKIVQ